The Burkholderia glumae LMG 2196 = ATCC 33617 sequence GGGCTCGGATAACGATTTCAAGATATTGCTGGGGGCGCCGGGGCCGTGGGGTTTTTGTCCAGACCAGCGCGCCGGCCTCTCGCTTACTTGGCTCGGCGGGCAGCCAAGCGCGCATGATACTTCGCGCTCTCCTGGCGCATGCGCTGCCGCTCGGCGTTGACATAGATCGTGGTGGTTTGCGACGAGCCATGCCCCAACACTTGCTGCAGCACCTCGATCGCCACGCCGGCGGACGCCGACTGTGTCCCGAACGTGTGCTGAAACACGCGTGGCGAGGTTGCAGCCAGTTGCCGGCGGGCCAGTTCCTCCACATCCGGCGGTTACGCGAGTATTCGCGCGGCCATCGCCTCGCAGCGCGCCTACAAAGCACATTTAGAAACAATGTGGCGGTAGAGCATCGGGCGAACGTTGAGGCTGCCCACATTCGGCTAGCGCGCGGATGGTCGTCTCCGGATCGCGACGGCGATAACGGCTCTGTGCAATGCGCCCGGCGCCTCCGGCTCTGGCGTCACGAAACCGCTTGATCGGCACCCGCGCGATGCGCGTACCGTCGCGTCGCACAACCCACAGATACTCAAGGCTCGTATCGTCGGTGATCGCGAGATCAACGGCACCGGGCCTACCTATGTGTGGGCAATAAGCAGCAGCACCGGCGTGCAGCCGGGCGACACGTGTGCCGGAGTGCGCCGGAGCTATTCGTCTTCTACTTCTGTGCAGCAATTTCCCGGGCGCGGATCAGTCGAGCGCGCAGCACGTTGCGGCTGATGCCGAGCAGTCTCGCGGCCTGGATCTGGTTGCGATGGCAAAACTCGAACGCGATGCGCATCACTGTATCCTCGATATGTTCGAACAGACGATCGCGCTTGTCGTCGAAAAGAGAGCGTAGCGCGGTCTCGAGCGCCTGCTGTACAGTGTGCTGCGCATCGCCGACCGGCGCGAACGCTCTAGCGGGCACGCTGCACGCAGGGGCGATGTGCAGATCGTCGGCCGCAAGGATTTCGCGATGGCTGACGAGCAGCGCATGGTGAATGACGTTCTCCAACTCGCGGATGTTGCCGGGCCACGAATGCGCGAGTAGCCGGTGCTCCGCGCTCGTATCGATGCCGCGCGGCTCATAGCCCAGCCGCGCGCAGTAGTCGTCGACGAAATACCGGGCAAGCGGCAGGATATCGCCGGGCCGATCGCGCAGGCTCGGAATCGCCACCTGCACC is a genomic window containing:
- a CDS encoding tyrosine-type recombinase/integrase, with the protein product MEELARRQLAATSPRVFQHTFGTQSASAGVAIEVLQQVLGHGSSQTTTIYVNAERQRMRQESAKYHARLAARRAK